A genomic stretch from Buchnera aphidicola BCc includes:
- the hscB gene encoding Fe-S protein assembly co-chaperone HscB: protein MNYFKLFQLNQELKIDKKKLKKNFYILQKKYHPDLNLKKKIKKKDQLLISIKINQGYNILKNKFSRANHLLDINKKKNFYKKNNITKNKDILIEKFNLYEEIQKIKKKPNQLIKIKNFIKKIKKKKNLLFLKFNKKIKEKKIEKANKILFHISFIYKILNKAKNFKKKLK, encoded by the coding sequence ATGAATTACTTCAAATTATTTCAATTAAATCAAGAATTAAAAATAGATAAAAAAAAATTAAAAAAAAATTTTTATATATTACAAAAAAAATATCATCCTGATTTAAACTTAAAAAAAAAAATAAAAAAAAAAGATCAATTATTAATATCAATAAAAATTAATCAAGGTTATAATATATTAAAAAATAAATTTTCTAGGGCTAATCATTTATTAGATATAAATAAAAAAAAAAATTTTTATAAAAAAAATAATATTACAAAAAATAAAGATATTCTTATAGAAAAATTTAATTTATATGAAGAAATACAAAAAATAAAAAAAAAACCGAATCAATTAATTAAAATAAAAAATTTTATAAAAAAAATTAAAAAAAAAAAAAATTTATTATTTTTAAAATTTAATAAAAAAATCAAAGAAAAAAAAATTGAAAAAGCAAACAAAATTCTTTTTCATATATCTTTTATTTATAAAATTCTAAATAAAGCAAAAAATTTTAAAAAAAAACTAAAATAG